A genomic segment from Epinephelus fuscoguttatus linkage group LG17, E.fuscoguttatus.final_Chr_v1 encodes:
- the LOC125905159 gene encoding adhesion G protein-coupled receptor B1-like isoform X1: MAWSALTGPCVALVLLFFGLTSCTPSGPASATCATLEQSRFFGVFSSTTTLHSTPCSWTLQNPDPRRYTVYMKITKPTDSCVPRQIRTFQFDSFIETSRTYLGMESFDEVVRLCDASTTVTYLESSKQFLQIRKVAPRNGVEMLEEQSDVSEFKAEFLVVGKRNPSMPACQMLCQWLEKCLSSSTHDYPCGIMNTPCQCWEAPKRKPGSCYRGGVYVEKCLPVPRDNGRDAEIIKGWAGWGRWSVCSQECGGGVQVRSRSCQPEDGVCEGTVEEGRACNPQACIGKERNRSQGLRAIVGLKRDNADDTNHGAVATQTVDAKTDEWSPWSACSITCGEGWQSRTRVCATSSFTTQCVGPLRENRPCNNTAVCPVDGAWDEWTPWSLCSSTCGRGYRDRTRQCKLPQNGGEPCRGPSRQTKFCNIAVCPVDGTWNEWSAWSECTASCSNGTRQRIRECNGPSYGGSECHGSWKESVNCFLKECPVDGRWHAWSTWSSCSKTCGGGIQQRQRVCEGPFFGGEPCPGDKAEQKRCNEKRCPEPHEICPEENTGDVVWKRTPAGDMAAIACPADASGLILRRCTLDAVGLASWESPTHIKCVSKNYENIQMLSRDYNSKAQMGQSVDGVAEVISRLRFSSDEGAKYSGDLLAVMEILENTTELCKATRLRLSNADVENYVQTISNLLKEEHRDKWEEAQLMGANVKEFLRLVEDFVNMIGMQMSGFQDIYEVTENLVLSIHKRPTTTNSNFTFPVKGWRGMLDWVRTSEEKITVSRDALSIEQSDGNDAFVTGIVLYRNLASLLSFQSNTTLLNSKVVSVIVKPTPTLLSSPVEIEFPHLHNGTINETCLSWDESETSSLLGSWSARSCRAVPVHSFRTKCVCDSLSTFAILARVNFDTMMDKALLPSVTLIVGCGVSSLTLLLLIIIYVSVWKYIRSERSVILINFCLSIICSNALILIGQTQARNKVVCTLVAALLHFFFLSSFCWVLTEAWQSYMAVTGRLRNRIIRKRFLCLGWGLPALVVAVSVGFTKAKGYGTVNYCWLSLEGGLLYSFVGPAAAVVLVNMVIGILVFNKLVSKDGITDVKLKERAGASLWSSCVVLPLLALTWMSAVLAITDRRSALFQILFAVFDSLEGFIIVMVHCILRREVQEAVKCRVVDRKDDGNGDSGSSHHNGHTQHMQTDNEKDGDSSRQGMKSSSEEKMPPPQLPLPMGSNFHTLPSNPSKSHMQAVPEYSSHTLTLKREKSRLAGGVDPSCGKPVYVCEGELFKQLDADLARAQAEGSITDGSSYVLMPNTTSTLRSKPKDDPTKYNISVEQLPQARLMHLSGPFAEPQAAFGMKSVPLDQVSVSYSERDSPIQNIHNMSSESHITHSSLENTFESMNSMMSKSETISTLSMSSLERQKSRYAELDFEKIMHTKKRHQNMFQDLNRKLHHAEKDRESPASDSKSVRWSVSSGGSDKTNHSDKQQGPMERPWEGVRGIQQSPPAWVRKDLEPLAASPLELHSVEWEKAGTTIPLVGQDIIDLQTEV; this comes from the exons ATGGCGTGGTCAGCTCTTACCGGCCCTTGTGTGGCCCTCGTTCTACTCTTCTTCGGTTTGACCTCCTGCACCCCCTCCGGACCGGCCTCTGCCACCTGCGCCACCCTGGAACAGAGTCGCTTCTTTGGTGTTTTCTCCTCTACAACCACCCTGCACTCCACACCATGCTCCTGGACCCTGCAGAACCCTGATCCCCGCCGCTACACTGTCTACATGAAAATCACCAAGCCAACCGACTCCTGCGTGCCCCGCCAGATCAGAACCTTCCAGTTTGACTCCTTCATCGAGACCTCTCGCACCTACCTGGGCATGGAGAGCTTCGACGAGGTTGTTAGGCTGTGCGACGCATCAACCACCGTCACCTACCTGGAGTCCAGCAAGCAATTCCTGCAGATCCGCAAGGTGGCCCCAAGGAACGGCGTGGAGATGTTGGAGGAGCAGAGTGATGTCAGTGAGTTCAAGGCTGAGTTTCTGGTCGTGGGGAAGAGGAACCCAAGTATGCCTGCCTGCCAGATGCTGTGCCAGTGGCTTGAGAAGTGCCTGTCCAGTAGCACCCATGATTATCCCTGTGGCATCATGAACACACCTTGCCAGTGCTGGGAGGCCCCAAAGAGGAAGCCAGGAAGCTGCTACAGGGGCGGTGTCTACGTTGAGAAATGCCTTCCAGTTCCCAGAGACAACGGACGCGATGCTGAGATTATCA AGGGCTGGGCTGGTTGGGGCCGCTGGTCAGTGTGCAGCCAGGAATGCGGCGGTGGAGTCCAGGTGCGCAGCCGATCCTGCCAGCCCGAGGATGGTGTGTGTGAGGGAACAGTTGAAGAAGGACGGGCCTGCAACCCTCAGGCCTGCATTG GCAAAGAGCGCAACAGGAGCCAGGGTCTGAGAGCCATTGTCGGTTTGAAGAGAGACAATGCTGATGATACTAACCATGGAGCTGTTGCAACCCAAACAG tAGATGCTAAGACAGATGAATGGTCACCCTGGAGTGCATGCTCCATCACCTGTGGAGAGGGCTGGCAGAGCCGCACACGTGTCTGCGcaacttcctccttcaccacccAGTGCGTTGGCCCCCTGCGTGAGAACCGGCCCTGTAACAACACAGCTGTCTGCCCCG TGGATGGTGCTTGGGATGAGTGGACCCCCTGGAGCCTGTGCTCATCCACCTGTGGCCGTGGATATCGTGACCGTACCCGCCAGTGCAAGCTGCCCCAGAATGGAGGAGAGCCTTGCCGCGGCCCTTCGAGGCAAACCAAGTTCTGCAACATCGCTGTCTGCCCAG TGGACGGAACCTGGAATGAGTGGTCTGCATGGAGCGAGTGTACTGCTTCCTGCTCCAACGGCACCAGGCAGAGGATCCGGGAGTGCAATGGACCATCCTACGGCGGCTCTGAGTGTCACGGCAGCTGGAAAGAGTCAGTCAACTGCTTCCTGAAAGAGTGCCCcg TTGATGGTCGCTGGCATGCGTGGAGCActtggagcagctgcagcaagaCTTGTGGTGGAGGCatccagcagagacagagagtgtgtgAAGGACCTTTCTTTGGTGGAGAGCCTTGCCCCGGTGATAAGGCAGAGCAGAAGCGTTGCAATGAGAAGAGATGCCCTG AGCCCCATGAGATCTGCCCTGAGGAGAACACTGGAGATGTTGTGTGGAAGAGAACCCCCGCTGGAGACATGGCTGCCATCGCCTGCCCTGCTGATGCCTCAG GTCTGATTCTGCGCCGGTGCACCCTGGACGCTGTAGGTCTTGCCTCCTGGGAAAGCCCAACTCATATCAAGTGTGTCTCCAAGAACTACGAGAACATTCAGATGCTG TCAAGGGACTACAACTCCAAAGCACAGATGGGGCAGAGTGTGGACGGGGTTGCCGAGGTGATTTCACGCCTGAGATTCTCCTCCGATGAGGGGGCCAAGTACAGCGGCGACCTCTTGGCCGTCATGGAAATCCTGGAGAACACCACTGAGTTGTGCAAGGCAACCAGGCTGAGACTGAGCAACGCTGATGTCGAG AACTACGTCCAGACAATCAGCAACTTACTGAAGGAGGAACATCGTGACAAATGGGAAGAGGCACAGCTG ATGGGTGCCAATGTTAAGGAGTTCCTTCGCCTTGTTGAGGACTTTGTGAACATGATCGGTATGCAAATGAGCGGCTTCCAGGACATTTATGAAGTCACCGAGAATTTAG TGCTGAGCATCCACAAGCGCCCGACAACCACCAACTCCAACTTCACCTTCCCTGTGAAGGGCTGGAGAGGCATGCTGGACTGGGTCAGGACCTCTGAGGAGAAGATCACTGTGTCCCGTGATGCTCTGTCTATTGAACAGTCTG ATGGCAACGATGCTTTTGTGACTGGCATCGTCCTCTACAGAAACCTTGCCTCTCTTCTATCCTTCCAGAG TAACACCACCCTCCTAAACTCCAAGGTGGTGTCAGTGATTGTCAAGCCCACCCCCACTCTGCTGTCCTCCCCTGTTGAGATTGAGTTCCCCCACCTCCACAAT GGCACCATAAATGAGACATGCCTCTCATGGGACGAGAGCGAAAC TTCCTCTCTGCTTGGGTCTTGGTCTGCTCGGAGCTGCAGAGCGGTCCCCGTTCATTCATTCAGAACCAAATGCGTGTGTGACAGCCTCTCCACCTTCGCCATTTTAGCGCGCGTCAACTTCGACACG ATGATGGACAAGGCACTGCTCCCATCCGTGACTCTCATCGTTGGCTGTGGGGTCTCCTCTCTCACCCTGCtgctcctcatcatcatctatGTCTCCGTGTGGAA GTACATCCGCTCCGAGCGCTCCGTTATCCTCATCAACTTCTGCCTCTCCATTATATGCTCCAATGCCCTCATTCTCATTGGACAAACTCAGGCTCGCAACAAG GTGGTGTGCACTCTTGTCGCTGCTCTCCTGcacttctttttcctctcctctttctgctGGGTGCTGACAGAAGCTTGGCAGTCCTACATGGCTGTCACTGGTCGTCTGCGCAACCGCATCATCCGCAAGCGCTTCTTATGTTTGGGCTGGG GCCTTCCTGCACTGGTTGTGGCTGTGTCTGTCGGTTTCACAAAAGCTAAAGGATACGGCACTGTCAACTA CTGCTGGCTGTCTCTTGAAGGCGGACTCCTCTACTCCTTTGTTGgccctgctgcagctgttgtttTG GTGAATATGGTCATTGGTATTCTGGTCTTCAACAAGCTGGTGTCCAAGGACGGCATCACCGATGTGAAGCTGAAGGAGAGAGCTGG AGCATCACTCTGGAGCTCCTGCGTGGTTCTGCCCCTCCTGGCCCTCACCTGGATGTCCGCAGTCCTGGCCATCACCGACCGCCGCTCTGCCCTCTTCCAGATCCTTTTCGCCGTCTTTGACTCTCTGGAGGGTTTCATCATTGTCATGGTTCATTGTATTCTGCGTAGAGAG GTTCAAGAAGCTGTAAAGTGCAGAGTGGTCGACCGCAAGGACGACGGCAATGGAGACTCTGGCAGTTCCCATCACAATGGCCACACCCAGCATATG CAGACTGATAACGAAAAGGATGGAGATTCAAGCAGACAAG gaATGAAGAGCTCCTCTGAGGAGAAGatgcctcctcctcagctgcctCTTCCCATGGGCTCCAACTTCCACACCCTGCCATCCAACCCTAGCAAGAGCCACATGCAGGCCGTCCCCGAATATTCCAGCCACACCCTCACCCTGAAGAGAGAGAAGAGCCGCCTGGCCGGAGGAGTCGACCCATCCTGTGGAAAACCCGTGTATGTCTGCGAAGGGGAGCTCTTCAAGCAGCTGGACGCCGATCTCGCTCGGGCTCAGGCCGAGGGAAGCATCACCGACGGCAGCAGTTACGTCCTCATGCCCAACACCACCTCCACCCTGAGGTCCAAGCCCAAGGACGACCCCACCAAATACAACATCAGCGTGGAGCAACTGCCCCAGGCCAGACTGATGCACCTCAGCGGGCCCTTTGCCGAGCCCCAGGCTGCTTTCGGGATGAAGTCGGTCCCTCTGGACCAGGTCAGCGTGTCGTACTCTGAGAGAGACTCGCCCATCCAGAACATCCACAACATGTCCAGTGAGTCTCACATCACCCACAGCAGCCTGGAGAACACCTTTGAGTCCATGAACTCCATGATGTCCAAGAGTGAGACCATCTCCACACTGTCCATGAGCTCCTTGGAG AGACAGAAATCTCGTTATGCTGAGTTGGACTTTGAG AAAATAATGCACACAAAGAAACGCCACCAGAACATGTTCCAGGACCTTAACAGGAAGCTACATCACGCTGAGAAAGACAGGGAATCACCTGcttctgacagcaag TCTGTGAGATGGAGTGTGTCTTCAGGAGGAAGTGACAAAACGAACCACAGT GACAAACAGCAGGGTCCGATGGAGAGGCCATGGGAAGGAGTCCGGGGAATACAGCAGTCGCCCCCTGCATGGGTGCGTAAAGACCTGGAGCCCCTCGCT